The genomic interval GCGTCCCTGCACGGTGATGTCGGTGGTGGTGTAACCGAGCCGGTCGTTGTTCTGTTTCTCGTTCGGCAGCGAGCCGATCTCGTACCAGTTCAGCGTGGCCATGCCGTCGCCGCCGGGCGTGCCGAGCAGATCCCACATGCACACCGCGCCGTTGAACGAGCTCAACGCGTCCTGCGCGCCGGTCGACTTCGCGATGTCCTCGGGTTTGACGACATCGCATTCGCGCAGCAGTTTGTCGAAGTTCATGTTGACCGAGCTGCCGCTGCCCGCGGGCTCGGCGGCGCCCGGCACGGTGCGGCCGCATCCGCCCAGCGTCAGCGCCGCGGCCGCCGCCACCGCGCAGACCGCCGCCGCCCGCGCTCCCGTTCGCACGCTCATGCCGCCCCTCACTTCAATCGCTGCACGGTCAGCTCGGCCATCTTCCGGTTCTTCACGCACGGGTCGACGCCGATCTGACCGAACAGGCCCGCGGAGGTCGACCATTCGAAGAAGTCGTCGCCGAGCTGCACCGCCAGATCGCAGATGCTGCCGTCGGGCGTGGCGTCCTGGAAGCCCTTGTGCCCGGCGACCTCGATGCTCTCCGGATTGCGATTCTGCGCGGTCACCCACGCGCGCTCCCGCTCGATCGGGCTGCCCCGATAGGAGGCGAAGGTGACACTCGCCGAGCTCGCGCCGGCCGACTGCCAGTTGCAGCCGACGGAATTCTTGAACGACCGCGATATCTGCGGCAGTTGACCCAGAGTGCGCACCTCGTCGTCGGTGAGGTTGCCGCACTCCCCCGTGAACGGGCCCAGCGTCGCCACTCGGGTCGGCGGCCGCACGGCCGGAGTCTCGTCGTCCGAACCGTCCGACCCGCACGCCGTGAGCAACGCTGCGATGGCCATCCCCGTGACGATCGCCGACGTGATCCGCATGAAGGCGACTGTACTGGGCGGAGCGGCACTTCACAGATTGCCCCGGGCCTCCTGCTCGCGTTCGATCGCTTGGAACAGGGCCTTGAAGTTGCCCTTGCCGAAGCCGAGCGAGCCGTGGCGCTCGATGAGTTCGAAGAAGACCGTGGGGCGGTCGGTGAGGGGTTTGCAGAAGATCTGCAGCAGGTAGCCGTCCTCGTCGCGGTCGACCAGGATGCCGCGAGACCGCAACTGCTCCACCGGGACTCGCACGTGTCCGATCCGGGCACGCAGTTCGGGGTCCTCGTAGTAGGTGGCGGGGGTGTCCAGGAATTCGACGCCCTCGCGACGCAGCGCGTCGACGGCGGCCAGGATGTCGCCGGTGGCAAGGGCGACGTGCTGCACGCCCGGACCGCGGTAGAACTCCAGGTACTCGTCGATCTGGGACTTGCGGCGGCTCACCGCCGGTTCGTTGAGCGGGAACTTCACCCGGTGGTTGCCGTTGGCGACCACCTTGCTCATCAGCGCCGAGTAGTCGGTGGCGATGTCGTCGCCGACGAACTCGGCCATGTTCTCGAAACCCATGACGCGGCGGTAGTACTCGACCCATCGATCCATCTGGCC from Nocardia wallacei carries:
- a CDS encoding DUF3558 domain-containing protein, producing MSVRTGARAAAVCAVAAAAALTLGGCGRTVPGAAEPAGSGSSVNMNFDKLLRECDVVKPEDIAKSTGAQDALSSFNGAVCMWDLLGTPGGDGMATLNWYEIGSLPNEKQNNDRLGYTTTDITVQGRRALQVHRPGDADSCGVMAPAADTGVIGWWVNYRTGSGHPDPCEGARKLAELTLNLAR
- a CDS encoding DUF3558 domain-containing protein, producing the protein MRITSAIVTGMAIAALLTACGSDGSDDETPAVRPPTRVATLGPFTGECGNLTDDEVRTLGQLPQISRSFKNSVGCNWQSAGASSASVTFASYRGSPIERERAWVTAQNRNPESIEVAGHKGFQDATPDGSICDLAVQLGDDFFEWSTSAGLFGQIGVDPCVKNRKMAELTVQRLK